The following proteins come from a genomic window of Macaca fascicularis isolate 582-1 chromosome 8, T2T-MFA8v1.1:
- the DKK4 gene encoding dickkopf-related protein 4 — protein sequence MAAAVLLGLSWLCSPLGALVLDFNNIRSSADLLGARKGSQCLSDTDCNTRKFCLQSHNEKPFCATCRGLQRRCQRDAMCCPGTLCMNDVCTTMEDATPKLERQLDEQDGTHAEVTTGHPVQENQPKRKPSIKKSQGRKGQEGESCLRTFDCGPGLCCARHFWTKICKPVLLEGQVCSRRGHKDTAQAPEIFQRCDCGPGLLCRSQLTSNRQHARLRVCQKIEKL from the exons ATGGCGGCGGCCGTCCTGCTGGGACTGAGCTGGCTCTGCTCTCCCCTGGGagctctggtcctggacttcaaCAACATCAGGAGCTCTGCCGACCTGCTTGGGGCCCGGAAG GGCTCACAGTGCCTGTCTGACACGGACTGCAATACCAGAAAGTTCTGCCTCCAGTCCCACAATGAGAAGCCGTTCTGTGCTACATGTCGTGGGTTGCAGAGGAGGTGCCAGCGAGATGCCATGTGCTGCCCTGGGACACTCTGCATGAATG ATGTTTGTACTACGATGGAAGACGCAACCCCAAAATTGGAAAGGCAGCTTGATGAGCAAGATGGCACACATGCAGAAGTAACAACTGGGCACCCAGTCCAGGAAAACCAACCCAAGAGGAAGCCAAGTATTAAGAAATCACAAGGCAGGAAGG GACAAGAGGGAGAAAGTTGTCTGAGAACTTTTGACTGTGGCCCTGGACTTTGCTGTGCTCGTCATTTTTGGACGAAAATTTGTAAGCCAGTCCTTTTGGAGGGACAGGTCTGCTCCAGGAGAGGGCATAAAGACACTGCTCAAGCTCCAGAAATCTTCCAGCGTTGTGACTGTGGCCCCGGACTACTGTGTCGAAGCCAACTGACCAGCAATCGGCAGCATGCACGGTTACGAGTatgccaaaaaatagaaaagctataa
- the VDAC3 gene encoding non-selective voltage-gated ion channel VDAC3 isoform X3, translated as MCNTPTYCDLGKAAKDVFNKGYGFGMVKIDLKTKSCSGVEFSTSGHAYTDTGKASGNLETKYKVCNYGLTFTQKWNTDNTLGTEISWENKLAEGLKLTLDTIFVPNTGKKSGKLKASYKRDCFSVGSNVDIDFSGPTIYGWAVLAFEGWLAGYQMSFDTAKSKLSQNNFALGYKAADFQLHTHVNDGTEFGGSIYQKVNEKIETSINLAWTAGSNNTRFGIAAKYKLDCRTSLSAKVNNASLIGLGYTQTLRPGKSQIDFISFNRWEELQCRRSQGWLGI; from the exons ATGTGTAACACACCAACTTACTGTGACCTAGGAAAGGCTGCTAAGGATGTCTTCAACAAAGGATATG GCTTTGGCATGGTCAAGATAGACCTGAAAACCAAGTCTTGTAGTGGAGTG GAATTTTCTACTTCTGGTCATGCTTACACTGATACAGGGAAAGCATCAGGCAACCTAGAAACCAAATATAAGGTCTGTAACTATGGACTTACCTTCACCCAAAAATGGAACACGGACAATACTCTAGGGACAGAAATCTCTTGGGAGAATAAG TTGGCTGAAGGGTTGAAACTGACTCTTGATACCATATTTGTACCGAACACAGG AAAGAAGAGTGGGAAATTGAAGGCTTCCTATAAACGGGATTGTTTTAGTGTTGGCAGTAATGTTGATATAGATTTTTCTGGACCAACCATCTATGGCTGGGCTGTGTTGGCCTTCGAAGGGTGGCTTGCTGGCTATCAGATGAGTTTTGACACAGCCAAATCCAAACTGTCACAGAATAATTTCGCCCTGGGTTACAAGGCTGCAGACTTCCAGCTGCACACACATGT GAACGACGGCACTGAGTTTGGAGGTTCTATCTACCAGAAGGTTAATGAGAAGATTGAAACATCCATAAACCTTGCTTGGACGGCTGGGAGTAACAACACCCGTTTTGGCATTGCTGCTAAGTACAAGCTGGATTGTAGAACTTCTCTCTCT GCTAAAGTAAATAATGCCAGCCTGATTGGACTGGGTTATACTCAGACCCTTCGACCAGGTAA GAGTCAAATTGACTTTATCAGCTTTAATCGATGGGAAGAACTTCAGTGCAGGAGGTCACAAGGTTGGCTTGGGATTTGA
- the VDAC3 gene encoding non-selective voltage-gated ion channel VDAC3 isoform X1, whose translation MCNTPTYCDLGKAAKDVFNKGYGFGMVKIDLKTKSCSGVEFSTSGHAYTDTGKASGNLETKYKVCNYGLTFTQKWNTDNTLGTEISWENKLAEGLKLTLDTIFVPNTGKKSGKLKASYKRDCFSVGSNVDIDFSGPTIYGWAVLAFEGWLAGYQMSFDTAKSKLSQNNFALGYKAADFQLHTHVNDGTEFGGSIYQKVNEKIETSINLAWTAGSNNTRFGIAAKYKLDCRTSLSAKVNNASLIGLGYTQTLRPGVKLTLSALIDGKNFSAGGHKVGLGFELEA comes from the exons ATGTGTAACACACCAACTTACTGTGACCTAGGAAAGGCTGCTAAGGATGTCTTCAACAAAGGATATG GCTTTGGCATGGTCAAGATAGACCTGAAAACCAAGTCTTGTAGTGGAGTG GAATTTTCTACTTCTGGTCATGCTTACACTGATACAGGGAAAGCATCAGGCAACCTAGAAACCAAATATAAGGTCTGTAACTATGGACTTACCTTCACCCAAAAATGGAACACGGACAATACTCTAGGGACAGAAATCTCTTGGGAGAATAAG TTGGCTGAAGGGTTGAAACTGACTCTTGATACCATATTTGTACCGAACACAGG AAAGAAGAGTGGGAAATTGAAGGCTTCCTATAAACGGGATTGTTTTAGTGTTGGCAGTAATGTTGATATAGATTTTTCTGGACCAACCATCTATGGCTGGGCTGTGTTGGCCTTCGAAGGGTGGCTTGCTGGCTATCAGATGAGTTTTGACACAGCCAAATCCAAACTGTCACAGAATAATTTCGCCCTGGGTTACAAGGCTGCAGACTTCCAGCTGCACACACATGT GAACGACGGCACTGAGTTTGGAGGTTCTATCTACCAGAAGGTTAATGAGAAGATTGAAACATCCATAAACCTTGCTTGGACGGCTGGGAGTAACAACACCCGTTTTGGCATTGCTGCTAAGTACAAGCTGGATTGTAGAACTTCTCTCTCT GCTAAAGTAAATAATGCCAGCCTGATTGGACTGGGTTATACTCAGACCCTTCGACCAG GAGTCAAATTGACTTTATCAGCTTTAATCGATGGGAAGAACTTCAGTGCAGGAGGTCACAAGGTTGGCTTGGGATTTGAACTGGAAGCTTAA
- the VDAC3 gene encoding non-selective voltage-gated ion channel VDAC3 isoform X2 produces the protein MSSTKDMEFSTSGHAYTDTGKASGNLETKYKVCNYGLTFTQKWNTDNTLGTEISWENKLAEGLKLTLDTIFVPNTGKKSGKLKASYKRDCFSVGSNVDIDFSGPTIYGWAVLAFEGWLAGYQMSFDTAKSKLSQNNFALGYKAADFQLHTHVNDGTEFGGSIYQKVNEKIETSINLAWTAGSNNTRFGIAAKYKLDCRTSLSAKVNNASLIGLGYTQTLRPGVKLTLSALIDGKNFSAGGHKVGLGFELEA, from the exons ATGTCTTCAACAAAGGATATG GAATTTTCTACTTCTGGTCATGCTTACACTGATACAGGGAAAGCATCAGGCAACCTAGAAACCAAATATAAGGTCTGTAACTATGGACTTACCTTCACCCAAAAATGGAACACGGACAATACTCTAGGGACAGAAATCTCTTGGGAGAATAAG TTGGCTGAAGGGTTGAAACTGACTCTTGATACCATATTTGTACCGAACACAGG AAAGAAGAGTGGGAAATTGAAGGCTTCCTATAAACGGGATTGTTTTAGTGTTGGCAGTAATGTTGATATAGATTTTTCTGGACCAACCATCTATGGCTGGGCTGTGTTGGCCTTCGAAGGGTGGCTTGCTGGCTATCAGATGAGTTTTGACACAGCCAAATCCAAACTGTCACAGAATAATTTCGCCCTGGGTTACAAGGCTGCAGACTTCCAGCTGCACACACATGT GAACGACGGCACTGAGTTTGGAGGTTCTATCTACCAGAAGGTTAATGAGAAGATTGAAACATCCATAAACCTTGCTTGGACGGCTGGGAGTAACAACACCCGTTTTGGCATTGCTGCTAAGTACAAGCTGGATTGTAGAACTTCTCTCTCT GCTAAAGTAAATAATGCCAGCCTGATTGGACTGGGTTATACTCAGACCCTTCGACCAG GAGTCAAATTGACTTTATCAGCTTTAATCGATGGGAAGAACTTCAGTGCAGGAGGTCACAAGGTTGGCTTGGGATTTGAACTGGAAGCTTAA